ttatttatatatatatcaagtATGTAATAAGTGATAGAAAGAAAGTGACCATGTCTTATTTCCTGATGAGGCAGTAAACAGCGATacgaaaaagaaaatgaattctaaattatttattttttcttcatggATCTTGTGTGACAGTGAACTTGATGCATAAGTATTGCACCAACGCCTCCAGAaatgtttctttctgtttctcctctctctctctctctctctctctctctctctctctctctatctatctatctatcttttttccttgtctttctctgtgtctccctttttctgtctttttatattcctgtcagtttctttctctctctatctctctctctctctgttacttaaaatacaaaataataaaaaattcaaacagagagaaaaatgatgccaacttttacataaatataaatatatagacacTATATACACAATGATTCTAAAGaaagatctctctctccctctctgtctctctctctctctctcgctcgaaTAGTTTTTTGTAACTTGTCTTCCTTCTGTCTCGCCCTGATCCACAGAGCAACTGCTGGAGTTCATGCACCAGCTTCCAGCCTTTGCTAACATGACCATGTCGGTGAGAAGGGAGCTGTGTGCAGTCATGGTGTTCGCTGTCGTGGAGCGAGCAGGAACCATCGTCCTTAACGACGGCGAGGAGGTCAGTCCAGCTGaccatttttgttttacttttttattttatttcactcccctatttaattaattgtatttaaatttaatCATAGTGTAATCCCACTACTACTTTATGCTACTACTTtaaaattttcccataagaaataatgtaaatgcacataatccgttccagccgcccaaaaatatgaccaatattcccaatacgaagcgtaagTAAACtctatggctgcttacaaagaactgacccaagccaagcgttctaggtcaaggctcctcacaggaagtcgtgccactaagcttgggctaaaaatagaacagaccgcccacaccaccaatctgtcaacaaaaaaacgcccgaaaaatcacctagcttttgaacgcgtgctgaaggcaacgttggtataaCATTGTGACATTTATAGTGCAGATAAAATGACTGGATGTGAATGTTTTCAGCTGGACTCGTGGTCTGTGATCCTGAACGGTTCGGTGGAGGTGACGTACCCCGATGGCCGCACCGAGATCCTCTGCATGGGCAACAGCTTCGGCGTCTCGCCCACTATGGAGAAGGAGTTCATGAAGGGAGTGATGAAGACCAAGGTGGACGACTGTCAGGTGAGACCATGGGCAAGACCTTGGGCTTTTGAGTTTGCAAAAgatgatatataaataaaccatgCCGTGCAGAATCCAGaaaaaagaacagagagagaaaataataaattccaCACAGCCCGAGAGAGTCTCCATTGTCTTTTTCCCAATTCCATTTAGTTCTTATAATAGCTTCTTTTATGATGCATTAAAATAATGAGTGTTTATATAATGGCAGTGAATTCGACAGAATTTGGCAATAATATAAACTTTGGCAGCGTTTCAGTCCAGCGGACTCATCATCACATTTATGTGTCATCAGCAGCACCGATGCAgcaatttcaattttttttcttgaaaacaAACCCAGACTGAGAATGTTGACAGTCTGTGTCATAAAAACTATTGAAGTACAgtcgagtgcaaaagtttgtgcacccttactgtaaaataaaacacatttttaatgcaaatcctttttccttttatgaCTTGcgctatatatttttttgtttttattccctCTAATTTTTCACTCTTTGTTTCTTCCAGTTTTGATCGATGCTTTCTCCCCTAAATTCtctaatatcttttttttttttttttttttttaatattcttctTCATATCTCTAAAACATCAAAAACAAGGTCACATCTTCACGTCTCCTCTTAACAGCTCCGAGCTGGACGGTTCGAGACTGTTTTAACGTCGTACTTTGATTAAgatttaaatgaatcatgttttgaATTTTGTAAGTCATTAAATAACACGTTATTCAAATAATAATCATTCAAAAAAAATCATCTAGAGGAAGTGAAGTATACAGAAGACGCAGACTTTACACATGCGAAAAAATATATCTGTGAATCTAGCCTTAAAGCTGAAGTTTTCAAGTATTACTGTAACAGGATAGAAATAGGTATTTACAAAGAAgactattttaaataaattatataaatagatataaaaaaagactattttaaataaattctataaatagatataaaacaGTATTATAGATTAATTATATAaagagatataaaaaaaaaacttttaaataaattatatagatataaaacaCTGTTTTAGATCAATTAtataattagattaaaaaagGCTATTTTAAATAAGTTAGAGAAATAGGTATGAAAACAATATTGtagataaattatataaatagatataaaaaggcaataaaataaaactaataataaaactaataaattatATAGATAAAAAGCACTGTAGATAAATTATAGATATAGACTACTATAAAtcagttatagaaataaatactattataaataaattatttaaataggtATAAAAACACTATTATAGatacattatttaaatatataaaaataaaaaagggtattataaaaaaattataagtagatataaaaaaaacactttttaacaaacattatataatgttttgtttataaatataaatggtggtatattttccttcttttttttcacccaGAAAACCTTTTTAAAAGGTTATCAGGTAAAAATCAGCAGTTTATTAAAGCTGTTAAAGAATCATAAATGTCGTGCTATTTTTAGCAACCGTAAAATTGCTCACAGGAAGGTTTTTCTGCCTGAACACAGTTTAGTTGTACGGTTTACAAGCCTAATTCTGCTCTCATATATATTGCTGCGGCTCCGTGGAGACCGAGACGTGCGATTTATTTCTGCTAGCGTAGAAATTCTAGCTCTATATAGTAGATATCACTGCTTTAAAATGAACAGCCATGGTTTTTTGTCTGTAAAATTGTATCAGTTTCAGTTATTGTCGTGTTTAGCTACTGGAAATGAAGAGAGATGTTCTCATTTAATGAATACTGCTATGTTTTGCTTTTTCTCAGTTTGTGTGTATAGCGCAGCAGGACTACTGCTGTATCCTGAACCAGGTGGAGAAGAACATGcagaaggtggaggaggaaggagagatcGTCATGGTCAAAGAACATCGTGAGCTCGATCGCACCGGCACCAGAAAAGGACACATCGTCATCAAGGTGAGAATCTGACAACGTTTGTGAGTTGTTGTTTCACCTTTAAAACAAAAGGGAAGGGGGGTATTGTTAGAATAAACAAACCCTATTCAGACCGGATTTACTTTATCGGGCTGAAATTTTTTGTGTCTCCTCTGAGATAAACcttgataattaaataaatgcagatattaattcatttacacGACAATGTTTTTGTGGTTATGGTACGTTGGTTGAAATTCAGTTGTTGGTaaaccattttatttaaaagttcAATTCAGGTTTTATTCTAAAATCACTTTTCAAGGTGTTTATTAAGATGTTAACTGTATACCGTGTAATTTTAGaatgttatatattaaaaatgtttagaatGCATTTCAGAATGAGaaaacatacatataaataataattttaaatataaaaaacacaaaaaagttaGCTACATGAAGTGGCAAGTCCACTTGAttaatttctaataataaaaataataattattaaaaagttAAACATACTATAATTGCCTATATTCACATATACCTGAGGTAATAGAGCCCCTAATCAGCCTTCAGCATCCCGCTTTTCTTCCCGTGTTTCATGTGCATATGTGAGATATCTAGGCAATAAAATAGCGTCAGTGATCAGAAATCACTTTAAGTTGTCTGTCCAGATGGGACAGAAATTTGTGCAATCCCCATGGGAAGCAACatgacaggaaggaaggaattagCTCATGTAAATTTAACGCTGTGTGAAGAGAGCATTATACATTGATAAACTTTACTTTAAATGACTTTGagagtgttatttactttaatgaGGCGGATTTGTTCTGTTAACCTGCGGGATTCGGTGCTTAATGGTGCGATTGACAGAGTTTCGACTGAATTACATGGATGTGTATCGAACACACACGCCCTAATCGATTCCTGAGCATAAAAATCTGCTGAACGGAGCACAATGATGTTTAAGTCAGTCTGGACCAAGGAAAGGTCATTGAAACCATCCACATTACACGTATAAATTAGCAAAGCTAATAGTTTGTCCATTCCGCAGGGCACGACAGAGCGTCTGACCATGCATTTGGTGGAGGAGCACTCAGTGGTGGACCCCACCTACATCGAGGACTTCCTTCTCACCTACCGCACCTTCCTGTCCAGCCCCATGGTGGTGGGCAGGAAACTGCTGGAGTGGTTCCATGACCCCAGCCTCAGGGACAAGGTCAATagctacacatcacacacacacacacacacacacatcaggaaaTTTCCTGATAGTGTGAGAGAACATTTTGCACATTTATGTATAACGTCAGCTCCAAAACTATTGGCACGATTACATAcggtatatatgtgtgttttcctgaaaaaaaacgaaaagttgaatttattaaaaaagtaaaaatgaaaaagtgattgaaaatattaaaaagtacattttattggataaaaaatattttttttaaaataaaaaaatcaatttaaaacaaaaaatatgttaaaaagtAGCTACATGAAGTGGCAAGTCCAAAGTGACATTTAATCGCCACAAAAAATGACGTACTTAATTtctactaataaaaataaaaatggtctGTTGAATTAAACTTTTAATTCTAACTTGATGTTCCTAGGTTACACGGGTAGTCTTGCTGTGGGTGAACAATCACTTCAATGACTTTGAAGGCGACCCTGAAATGACGCACTTTCTCGAAGAGTTTGAGAACAATCTAGAGAGGGAGGtcggtatttatttattcattcatttattttaaatattttttgaacAATGCTGGTCCTAACCTTCTATAATCTCTTTGCTTGTGTGATGAAACAGAAAATGTTTGGCCACTTAAGACTGTTAAACATAGCTTGTGCTGCCAAAGCCAAGCTGCGGGTGGTGACTCTGACTAAGCCGTCACGTGAGGCTCCTCTGGCCTTCAGCCTGCTCGGTGGCTCGGAGAAAGGCTTCCGCATCTTCATTGAGAACGTGGAGCCGGGCAGCAAAGCTGCAGAAGCAGGCCTCAAACGTGGAGATCAGGTACTTCTGTGAGGATGTTAAATATCAGTGCAGCACAAGACACTTTTAGATGTGCTAACTAGGGGATATCGTAGCTTAATggttaattcaatttatttgtatagttaagttactatttatccctaatgagcaagcctgaggtgacggtcgcatgggaaaaaactccctgacatgatatgaggaagaaaccttgagaggaaccaggctcagaatggaacttcatcctcatttgggtgatactggacagaaaataatgtaactgatgatgatgtcctTTCTAGAAAGCatccaagagctcttgaggaactaataggtcagtgtagtttttgtgtatattatatacttagaattaattccttcctgctgaaagctgactgatgcaacggCAGTTCAAAGACGTGATAGTAGTTCTACCCAtagttaaggcattggactactgataggaaggttgtgagtcccagatccaccaagctgccactgctgcccctgaacaaggcctttaacccttaattgctcagctgtataaaatgtaagtcactctgtataaGGGCATTTGCCAAATGCTGTTAATATCTAACCTTTATACATTTTTTCATAGTATTTAGTGATGACTATaagaaatatattaaatgtttgttttttccccctcaataAAAACAGGTTAATGCTCTGGATTACAAATCACAATGGTGGGGCTTCAAACCCAAGGCCCAAGCCTAATAATCTTcttgtgctataatgtatatgtgtcaaaaaaaaaaaaaagccttatgcttgttttaatatgaaatgattGCCTCAGGTGACTGTGGTACTTACTGTAAAACCCTATAAGCTGAAAGTGTGACTTGGATGTTAAGCAAGAACACTTTGGCCTTCCTTTGCCTCTCATTTCCTCAGGAGATCCAGCAAACCTtgtgtacagtacacacattaACATCTATTATGcattatacatacattatacatGTACTGTCTCTATGAGCCACAAAGGACGTGCTTCGGCCCTCATACATATGCAGCCCTggtccacatttacacacacacacacacacagttgtggtCAGTCCTCAGAGTCTTGGATCTAATGTAATTTAATACAAATCTGTTGAAAACACTACAatcattttctctgtgttttcttAGATTCTGGAGGTAAATGGGCAGAACTTTGAGAACGTCCAGCTGTCCAAAGCAAATGAGATCCTGCGCAACAATACACATCTGTCTATTACTGTGAAAACAAATCTCTTAGGTAAGCCAAGAACCTGGACAGCATTCgagaaagaaatgagaagagCCAATCCTTAATCATTCTAGCTTCATTAAGTAAAAACTCATCCAAGATCAGCATTCTGTGTAAGTGTAATAAACATGTAGTCTCTGAGCAGTCATAATTCAGCCACCGTCTTCTTTCAGTGTTTAAGGAACTTCTGGCTCGACCTGAGCATGACCAAGAACCTGATCACGAGGAAGAGCTGGACAGGAAGAACGGTGCTCCACACATTCCCAAGATCGGGGATATTAAGAAAGCAAGCCGTTACTCCATCCCAGACCTGGCTGTGGATGTGGAGCAGGTGATGGGTCTggagaaagcaagcaagaaagccaAGGCCAACACAGTGGGTGGGAGGAACAAGCTGAAGAAGATCTTCGACAAGACTTTGACCAGTATTCTACCGCCCAAGCCATACAAGTCagtgtggaaatatatatacagaataaGTGTATGTTATATACAGCATGACCTAGCAACATGTCTAACCACTGTGGTGTGTTCTTGCAGTGATGTGGGTGTAGGCCAATCCCAGGACGACAGCATCGTCGGAATGAAGCAGTCGAAACAGATACCTCCTGCTCTTCCAGTCAGTGGAAACTTATCATCCAGTAACCCTGACTTGCTGCAGTCTCATCATCGTATACTCGACTTCAACAACCAGCCAGGTAACAGCTGGAAGTGAAAGTCATTTTAACGCGATGAAGAAAATATGTTTCaaaaattcatttcacattttaggagttttccaaaaatgtttacaaaatttCCTCTTTTCAGAACCGGTCCCTAACAGTGAGTACATCATTCTGAGTGGTTTTTCAGTGTCTCTAGATGATCAGTAATCGTTCTCTGGTCTTTCCATGATTTTCCTGTTCCAGGGTGTTTGATTCGCTTTCCGTAATTTTTTCATTTGATTGATGATTCCCTGTCATTTCTTTCTGCCAAATTTGGTGTTGGCTTCTTAAAGGGATGCCAAAGAATGCTTGCGGTGTTAATAATCAGTCTCTGTCATGTCACCGGCGCATAATGGTAACTAATGGTCGCTTTTAGCAAACAATCTCTTCTTGCTTTCCTAAACTGTACTGTTGCTTTAATCTGAACACTGCACATGCGAATGCTGTTTGCATAAAGCCTGAACCATTGATTCGGTTGTTTGCATTCCAGTTTAGTGACCCATTAATCTGGTTAAATCAGCCATGACTCATACAATACGCTCTTTATTCCAAATTGATTTTTCGGACTTAAAGCCTTTGCTTGCTGACGGCAGTGTTGGGATAAAATCAACTCCAGATTCCGGAGTAAAATTGCAGATTCTTTTATTTGATTTGCTTTTTGTGTGGTTGTAATGAAAAGGGAAGGGAATGATGATTATGGCGTGCAACACATCTGTCCCTGTATTCAGTTTGGATAAACTCTTAGCAGAATGTAATTTGGTTCTCCGCATGCTTCTCCTCAGACATGTCGGACCAGGTGCTGCGTGTCTTCAAGGCTGATCAGCAGAGTCGTTACATCATGATCAGCAAGGACACGACGGCCAAGGAGGTCGTGGCTCAGGCCATCCGGGAGTTTGCTCTGACCGCCGCCCCTGAAGCTTATTCACTGTGCGAAGTGTCCGTCACACCCGAGGGTGTGATCAAGCAGCGGCGGCTTCCTGAACAGCTCTCCAAACTGGCCGACAGAATCCAGCTCAGCGGCAGGTATGACCTCAGGTTAATCACATGCAGAACATAAAGTAGTAAAAGTAGCTCGtgaggttaaggctctgggttgttgatgggaAGATTGGGGTTAAAGCCacagcattgccaagctgccaccaatgggctcttgagcaaggcccccaactaTACAACGCCAAGCCCCACCCATAAACAACCCCACCTGTTAACTATTAAAGAGAGGTTGTACGTCACATTTAGTTTTATGGGAGGTtatcatgtaaaaaataatatattcacAGAACTGAGCAGataaaaaagttttaaagttGAAATGTATAATGCACCATGCATGTAAGTACTATAAGTGTGATGATACTGTATCAGGAAACACACTGAATTGCAAATCATACACATCTATCTCCAAATTTGAAGGTACTACCTGAAGAGCAACATGGAAACGGAGACGTTGTGCTCGGACGAAGACGCCCAGGAGCTTTTGAGGGAGAGTCAGATCAGCTTGTTGCAGCTAAGCACggtggaagtggccacacagctCTCCATGCGTGCCTTCGAGCTGTTCTGCGCCATCGAACCCACAGAGTACATCGATGACCTCTTCAAGTTGCGGTTACGCTCGCCCGGACCTTCCAGCCTCAAGCTTTTCGAAGAGTCCATAAACCGAGAGACTTTCTGGGTGGCCACTGAAGTGCTGAGAGAACCCAACCAGCTGAAGCGCATGAAGATCATCAAACATTTCATCAAGATCGCTCTGCACTGCCGCGAGTGCAAGAACTTCAACTCTATGTTCGCTATCATCAGGTGAGAAAAGAAGAACGAAACCTTGCTCAAATATCTACGATTTTAAGTTGATTATCAAGTGTTATAATATTGCTTCATCAGTAGACTTCAAAGTGTAACTATAAATCATCCATCCATGTTTTTCAGTGGTCTAAATCTGGCACCGGTGTCCAGACTGCGAGGAACTTGGGAGAAACTTCCTAGCAAGTACGAGAAGCTCTTCAGTGACCTGCAGGACCTGTTTGACCCGTCCAGAAACATGGCCAAGTACCGAAATGTTCTCAACAGCCAGAACCTGCAGCCTCCAATTATCCCTCTCTTCCCAGTTATCAAAAAAGACCTCACTTTCCTCCATGAGGGTAAATATTATTAGGATACAGTCCTGGTGCAAGACACATGAAAGGGCCTGATATGCAAAAGTTCTCAACTTCCTGTTTCGCATTGCTTGATGTGAAGAGCATCATTCGAGCTTGAAACCCTTCTGCCTTTCTTTAGGCAACGATTCAAAAGTGGATGGCTTGGTGAATTTTGAGAAGCTGCGTATGATCGCCAAAGAGATCAGACACGTGGGTCGGATGGCAGCCGTCAACATGGACCCCGCTCTCATGTTCCGCAccaggtgagtgtgtttgtacagaaCCTGCGTCACGAAAGATGCGTCCGGTCCTGTCCTCACTCGAGGCTGCACTTCACCGAAGAGCTTCTAGTGCACTTTGAGCACACCTGTATGTATGCTGGATGTAGAGCGtcacgcattcacacacaggCTTCCACTCGAggtttctgattggctgctgatgtttctgtatatgtgtgtttgttgttgtatcATGGAATAAATGTGTCTCTGTGGGCCTTTGGTGCTGCTCACCTTGGtactctttgtctctttcttgtCATCTAAGCATATctccctctctttgtcttttttttccttccctctctcttcttcttggTCTATCAATTTCTCTCAACTCCTctgccccccaccccccaccccatcACTGTTCATGGCTGTCCCTTACAGGAAGAAGAAGTGGAGGAGTTTGGGGTAAGTCTGGTGACCTCTTGGTGACCCCTTGGCCCCATGCCTCCTTGCTCTCACGCACTCCTCCCTTCTCATCTTTAATTTCAGCTGCTTCCTCACCGTTTCCTTttgttcatatatatttttggtaCTTTTGTTTGAATGTGCCTCCCTCTCTGACGAGGTCATCTTAGAGTGTGATGCAGTCACTTTTGCTCGTCTGGGTCATCGAAATAAACTCACCCTTATTTTAAACATGAACTAATTCTGCATAAACATGACTACACCATTCTGCATGATTATATCAGCTCATTATCGtccatttatttcagaataatgATGTGATCCACCTCAGCAAAAGTGATGTGTTCTAACACGTTTAACCTCCAGCTGCACTACTCACCACAGCCGCATGTTTTACCAGGTTTTGTTTTCAGTGCTGTGCGAGTTTGCTGGTTTGTTTTAAGTTCACGATTTTGTGTGACTTATTTTAACATATGATCAATGAACAGATACAGTAGGATTTAGAACTGTTTTGTTTGTGGAATAACAATTGTAATAATATCAATGGGTGCGGGCATGCAGCTTTCTGTGGGTCTGACACGCCCAGAAGCCACTCCTCCAAAGCACAGAGACCATGCCTTCCTTAATAAGACTTACAGGCAGAGAGAACAACCCTATTTTATTGAGACTCCTTCAGTGGGACTGACAGGTCGAGAGATCTCCTTTTATTTGAAAGACAAGTAGAGAGACCACACCTCATTCATTGTGATTGACATGCACAGATGCCATACCTCCTTTAGTAAGTCTGatagacagaggccacaccccctttcctaaatccagtagacagaggctcAGCCCTATTTATTAAATCTGactgacagaggccacacccctttacTAAATTTGATAGACAGTGTTCATACCCCCTTTACTAAACCTGATAGAAAATGGTCACACCCCTTTTACTAAATCTGATagacagaggccacgccccctttacTAAATCTGATAGACAGAAGCCACATCCTCTTTATTATATCAGatagacagaggccacacctcttttacacAGACTGAAGGCATGAGAAAGTTTTGTGGGCAAAAGAAAGACCCTGATGCCCTACTCCCTATTCATGACAAATGgcaatgcattgtgggattgCATGAGCACCTATTCATCACTGGGCTTTCAGATATAACTGCAAAAAAGCAGAACATCCAAAATATCGTACTGAATAGGGTGCAGTTTCCTAAATAATATTGCAATAGGAataaaaagaagagattttttggttttgttgttattaaatCAAAGGACTCCTTAGGTAAATTTAACTATACATCCAGATATAGATACGTATCTTTGGATACTGGAAACTTTTCAGTTGCCATCTATTATACCCTAACCCCACCCCAttcagtctaaaaaaaaaaaaaaaaccctgtctcttctttttcctttcgcCTGATTGGCTGAGTTGCAAAATGCATGGAATGTTTCTAAGAATGCAAGGAATGTGACTTTCTGCATGTCTGTGTCTGAGAGCAGTGTGAATTAAACACCCCCACAGCCATCCTCACtcctgtgtggtgtgtgtgtgtgtgtgtatgtaggtcaCTGAGCCAGGGCAGCGCCAACGCAGCCGTACTGGATGTGACTCAGACGGGCGGACATAAGAAGCGTGTAAGGCGGAGTTCCTTCCTCAACGCCAAGAAGCTGTATGAGGATGCACAAATGGCACGCAAGGTCAAGCAGTACCTGTCTAACCTCACACTGGAGACCAATGAGGAGAGCCTGCAGACTCTGTCTATACAGTGCGAACCCTCCATAAGTACACGTGAGCcactatttttatattaaaaccaTGACCACTTGACCACCACACGGTGTTAAACAGTCACCTGTGCATCTGCATTAGCTCTTCCTAACCTCATGTCCCTATCACAGTGCCTAAGAGCTCAGGGGACAGGAAGAGGCCGGACACCTCCCCCGTGGTAGCGAGGGCCGCTCTGCACCCACGCCAGCAGCTACAGAAATCCAACCAGGCCTTGCAGGTGCCCACCGTCGCCCTCTACCCATCCCGCAAGAAGGTGCCTGTCAAAGATCTGCCTCCATTTGGTAAGCCTCGCACATGCTTGACATATTGGGTTAATAATCCTAATATAAACACTTTAAACAGTATACAGTTTGAATGCATTGGAAGATAAATGCTGCCATTTTTTCTCCATTATTCTATCATATACAGTTATTACAGTGAATTTTGTAACCCCTTAACTATAGGGTGGTAATAAGCATGGTTCTTGGCATGATTGTGAATGAGATTCAGGTGTGGTGGTCAGTTGTCCATTTCTAATTTGAGAAAAATTTCCTAGTTATACACATTGCTCCTCTGGTACAAGGGCGGTCCTAATGTCAAATAGCTACCAATTCTAATCCACTAAATAAGCTTCCTACCTAGGGTacaacatattaaatatattgctTTGTAATGTAATATTACAAACCAGAAAATGTCTTAGATGA
This genomic stretch from Hemibagrus wyckioides isolate EC202008001 linkage group LG08, SWU_Hwy_1.0, whole genome shotgun sequence harbors:
- the rapgef2b gene encoding rap guanine nucleotide exchange factor 2 isoform X3 — encoded protein: MCVCVCMGVCVSVCLCVCAHVCLCVSLCASVWGCVCVCVHECFEEILISLLFLFPLQDLEIVYSYLHGMEALSNLREHQLRIMCETVRYERHEANEVLYYPDDIGSCWYILLSGSVFIKESMFLPRSSFGKRSAGSLRRGCECIVLEPSEMIVVDYMDENEEYFQRQASHRQSRRRFRKINQKGERQTIIDTVEPYQAGKPPISRGYHTLPADFSRLHLADGIHPQVTHVSSSLSGCSITSDSGSSSLSDIYQATESEPGDMDLSGLPETAVDSEEDDDEEDIERASDPLMSRDIVRDCLEKDPMDRTDDDIEQLLEFMHQLPAFANMTMSVRRELCAVMVFAVVERAGTIVLNDGEELDSWSVILNGSVEVTYPDGRTEILCMGNSFGVSPTMEKEFMKGVMKTKVDDCQFVCIAQQDYCCILNQVEKNMQKVEEEGEIVMVKEHRELDRTGTRKGHIVIKGTTERLTMHLVEEHSVVDPTYIEDFLLTYRTFLSSPMVVGRKLLEWFHDPSLRDKVTRVVLLWVNNHFNDFEGDPEMTHFLEEFENNLEREKMFGHLRLLNIACAAKAKLRVVTLTKPSREAPLAFSLLGGSEKGFRIFIENVEPGSKAAEAGLKRGDQILEVNGQNFENVQLSKANEILRNNTHLSITVKTNLLVFKELLARPEHDQEPDHEEELDRKNGAPHIPKIGDIKKASRYSIPDLAVDVEQVMGLEKASKKAKANTVGGRNKLKKIFDKTLTSILPPKPYNDVGVGQSQDDSIVGMKQSKQIPPALPVSGNLSSSNPDLLQSHHRILDFNNQPEPVPNNMSDQVLRVFKADQQSRYIMISKDTTAKEVVAQAIREFALTAAPEAYSLCEVSVTPEGVIKQRRLPEQLSKLADRIQLSGRYYLKSNMETETLCSDEDAQELLRESQISLLQLSTVEVATQLSMRAFELFCAIEPTEYIDDLFKLRLRSPGPSSLKLFEESINRETFWVATEVLREPNQLKRMKIIKHFIKIALHCRECKNFNSMFAIISGLNLAPVSRLRGTWEKLPSKYEKLFSDLQDLFDPSRNMAKYRNVLNSQNLQPPIIPLFPVIKKDLTFLHEGNDSKVDGLVNFEKLRMIAKEIRHVGRMAAVNMDPALMFRTRKKKWRSLGSLSQGSANAAVLDVTQTGGHKKRVRRSSFLNAKKLYEDAQMARKVKQYLSNLTLETNEESLQTLSIQCEPSISTLPKSSGDRKRPDTSPVVARAALHPRQQLQKSNQALQVPTVALYPSRKKVPVKDLPPFGTNSPQSLKKILSLSEEAAERHRKQTEDAVSSTSSPPTSPRSSPKKGLGRASDNLSDSGHSEISSRSSLVSTSSLDMGQDERRLRYAHGVSDGHTAGHGGHRLERRATADPDQYSLGSYSSVQDWRGMYAGTAMPSSPSSEELSQEQGDRVSLDAADSGRGSWTSCSSGSHDSIQAMQQGRSWEALAEGAGLWAGRGSWASTSSCSSSSAACWGDESEGDTGTIKRRGGKDVGTDPDTCSITSTGSEESKQQSRRPSPITAGTTKSNLIRKDGRYRDPPPTPPGYTALSISEVTEGTTHTTRRPPDYTTALQRSRLVTHSPKPGTEREGEDEEEEEEVEEEGECLSPKLRDQRRRSPHTAVPPRP
- the rapgef2b gene encoding rap guanine nucleotide exchange factor 2 isoform X5: MCVCVCMGVCVSVCLCVCAHVCLCVSLCASVWGCVCVCVHECFEEILISLLFLFPLQDLEIVYSYLHGMEALSNLREHQLRIMCETVRYERHEANEVLYYPDDIGSCWYILLSGSVFIKESMFLPRSSFGKRSAGSLRRGCECIVLEPSEMIVVDYMDENEEYFQRQASHRQSRRRFRKINQKGERQTIIDTVEPYQAGKPPISRGYHTLPADFSRLHLADGIHPQVTHVSSSLSGCSITSDSGSSSLSDIYQATESEPGDMDLSGLPETAVDSEEDDDEEDIERASDPLMSRDIVRDCLEKDPMDRTDDDIEQLLEFMHQLPAFANMTMSVRRELCAVMVFAVVERAGTIVLNDGEELDSWSVILNGSVEVTYPDGRTEILCMGNSFGVSPTMEKEFMKGVMKTKVDDCQFVCIAQQDYCCILNQVEKNMQKVEEEGEIVMVKEHRELDRTGTRKGHIVIKGTTERLTMHLVEEHSVVDPTYIEDFLLTYRTFLSSPMVVGRKLLEWFHDPSLRDKVTRVVLLWVNNHFNDFEGDPEMTHFLEEFENNLEREKMFGHLRLLNIACAAKAKLRVVTLTKPSREAPLAFSLLGGSEKGFRIFIENVEPGSKAAEAGLKRGDQILEVNGQNFENVQLSKANEILRNNTHLSITVKTNLLVFKELLARPEHDQEPDHEEELDRKNGAPHIPKIGDIKKASRYSIPDLAVDVEQVMGLEKASKKAKANTVGGRNKLKKIFDKTLTSILPPKPYNDVGVGQSQDDSIVGMKQSKQIPPALPVSGNLSSSNPDLLQSHHRILDFNNQPDMSDQVLRVFKADQQSRYIMISKDTTAKEVVAQAIREFALTAAPEAYSLCEVSVTPEGVIKQRRLPEQLSKLADRIQLSGRYYLKSNMETETLCSDEDAQELLRESQISLLQLSTVEVATQLSMRAFELFCAIEPTEYIDDLFKLRLRSPGPSSLKLFEESINRETFWVATEVLREPNQLKRMKIIKHFIKIALHCRECKNFNSMFAIISGLNLAPVSRLRGTWEKLPSKYEKLFSDLQDLFDPSRNMAKYRNVLNSQNLQPPIIPLFPVIKKDLTFLHEGNDSKVDGLVNFEKLRMIAKEIRHVGRMAAVNMDPALMFRTRKKKWRSLGSLSQGSANAAVLDVTQTGGHKKRVRRSSFLNAKKLYEDAQMARKVKQYLSNLTLETNEESLQTLSIQCEPSISTLPKSSGDRKRPDTSPVVARAALHPRQQLQKSNQALQVPTVALYPSRKKVPVKDLPPFGTNSPQSLKKILSLSEEAAERHRKQTEDAVSSTSSPPTSPRSSPKKGLGRASDNLSDSGHSEISSRSSLVSTSSLDMGQDERRLRYAHGVSDGHTAGHGGHRLERRATADPDQYSLGSYSSVQDWRGMYAGTAMPSSPSSEELSQEQGDRVSLDAADSGRGSWTSCSSGSHDSIQAMQQGRSWEALAEGAGLWAGRGSWASTSSCSSSSAACWGDESEGDTGTIKRRGGKDVGTDPDTCSITSTGSEESKQQSRRPSPITAGTTKSNLIRKDGRYRDPPPTPPGYTALSISEVTEGTTHTTRRPPDYTTALQRSRLVTHSPKPGTEREGEDEEEEEEVEEEGECLSPKLRDQRRRSPHTAVPPRP